One window of the Chryseotalea sp. WA131a genome contains the following:
- the hutF gene encoding formimidoylglutamate deiminase, which yields MHYYRFDSLLQKEGWLTPAYVGVDAKGLITYLSANPPTEAFACESVKGFALPGFQNGHSHAFQYAMAGLAENHPAGTSDDFWTWREEMYKCALSVNPDQAEHIASILYAEMVRLGYTHVAEFHYLHHDKDGKPYTNLAEMGERMLAAANRAGIKITLIPVFYQKGGFGLPPQDRQRRFISKTVQEYFKLLDASANIVKKYPDARLGFSVHSLRAVDLNDIIATYQQGPKDIPFHLHIAEQKKEVSDCFNYCGKRPMQWLLENLPVDRRFNLVHATHLDDSELNQLAKSEATVVLCPSTEGNLGDGIFRMKEFVKQEGRWCMGTDSHIGINPLEEFRMIDYRQRLVTHQRNTFEGDAAHYMVNEEIESGRLATGVKAFNHFAIGQPLDAVIYNSQSHLLDNSSEKNRLATIVFTGDSNRNIGTLINGKWVVKNGHHVNGRIIKYNFGKAMNELANR from the coding sequence ATGCACTACTACCGATTTGATTCATTGCTCCAAAAAGAAGGCTGGCTTACACCTGCTTATGTTGGTGTTGATGCGAAAGGACTTATTACCTATCTCTCTGCAAATCCTCCAACAGAAGCCTTCGCATGCGAAAGCGTAAAAGGTTTTGCCTTGCCAGGATTTCAAAATGGTCACTCGCATGCCTTTCAATATGCCATGGCAGGGCTTGCAGAAAACCATCCTGCAGGCACAAGTGATGATTTTTGGACATGGCGAGAAGAAATGTACAAGTGCGCATTATCTGTTAACCCTGACCAAGCAGAACACATTGCTTCTATTTTATACGCGGAGATGGTGAGGCTTGGGTATACGCATGTGGCCGAGTTTCATTACCTGCATCATGATAAAGATGGAAAGCCGTATACTAATTTGGCAGAGATGGGGGAACGAATGCTGGCGGCTGCTAACCGGGCAGGAATAAAAATCACGCTGATTCCGGTCTTCTATCAAAAAGGAGGATTTGGACTTCCGCCCCAAGATCGGCAACGAAGGTTTATCTCTAAAACGGTTCAGGAGTATTTCAAACTCTTGGATGCTTCTGCGAATATTGTTAAAAAATATCCAGATGCTCGACTAGGCTTTAGTGTTCATTCATTGCGCGCGGTAGATTTGAATGACATCATTGCTACCTATCAACAAGGGCCTAAAGATATTCCGTTTCATTTGCATATAGCCGAACAGAAAAAAGAAGTGAGTGATTGCTTCAATTATTGCGGCAAACGCCCAATGCAATGGCTGTTAGAAAATTTGCCCGTTGACCGAAGATTTAATTTAGTTCACGCTACTCATTTGGATGACTCCGAATTAAATCAATTGGCAAAATCAGAAGCAACCGTTGTTTTGTGCCCATCAACGGAAGGCAACTTGGGCGATGGTATTTTTAGGATGAAGGAATTTGTAAAACAGGAAGGGCGATGGTGCATGGGCACCGATAGTCACATTGGCATTAATCCATTAGAAGAATTTCGAATGATTGACTACCGACAACGATTGGTTACCCATCAACGCAACACATTTGAAGGAGATGCAGCCCACTACATGGTGAATGAAGAAATTGAAAGTGGGCGCTTGGCAACAGGGGTAAAAGCATTTAACCATTTTGCCATTGGCCAACCACTCGATGCTGTGATCTACAATTCGCAATCACATTTGTTGGATAATTCTTCAGAAAAAAATCGATTGGCGACTATCGTTTTTACGGGCGATTCAAATAGAAATATCGGCACTTTGATAAATGGTAAATGGGTAGTGAAGAATGGCCATCACGTCAATGGAAGAATTATCAAGTATAATTTTGGGAAGGCTATGAACGAGTTGGCGAACCGTTAA
- a CDS encoding serine hydrolase, whose product MKLLKRTLIAFVGLISLLAIVVLLFYRQEAYQLYKVLTFFEKDEISYNFKSIHKIFNVNVVPKPATSFNFLSAKNQISLPEKFNARDSSITTQAFLDFTLTDALLIIRHDSILYEYYGNGFTAGDHHISWSMAKSVVSALFGIALEEGKIKSIEQTVTDYLPEFKGTGYDGVRIKDVLQMSSGVGFNEDYGDFNSDINVMGRYFALGMPMSDFAKRLKRARQPGTYNHYVSIDTQVLGMILVKATGQSITDYMKEKLWSKIGAEDEAFWIVDKTGMEFALGGLNCTAKDYAKVGQLFLDSGRWQGKQIVPEAWVRASVTPDAPHVMPGKRNSADRKDGYGFQWWIPFGGEDEFDAQGIYDQFIYIDPDKDVVIVKLSSNYHFKNDKNGLFHDLEIGLFRSIIEKISH is encoded by the coding sequence ATGAAGCTTTTGAAAAGAACTTTAATTGCATTTGTTGGACTAATATCCCTGTTGGCGATTGTGGTCTTGTTGTTCTACCGCCAAGAAGCCTACCAACTTTATAAAGTGCTTACCTTTTTTGAGAAAGATGAGATTTCATACAATTTCAAATCCATCCATAAAATTTTTAACGTGAATGTAGTTCCTAAACCAGCCACTTCTTTCAATTTTCTGTCAGCGAAAAATCAAATCTCGTTGCCCGAAAAATTCAACGCCCGAGATTCATCAATCACAACTCAAGCCTTTTTGGATTTCACATTGACCGATGCATTGCTAATCATTCGTCACGATTCTATTTTGTACGAATACTATGGCAATGGGTTTACAGCTGGCGATCATCACATATCTTGGTCGATGGCCAAATCTGTGGTATCCGCCCTCTTCGGTATTGCCCTTGAAGAAGGAAAAATCAAAAGCATTGAACAAACCGTAACGGATTACTTGCCAGAGTTTAAAGGAACAGGTTATGATGGTGTGCGCATTAAAGATGTACTGCAAATGTCATCGGGTGTTGGGTTTAACGAAGACTATGGCGATTTTAATTCTGACATCAACGTGATGGGAAGGTATTTTGCATTGGGCATGCCAATGAGTGATTTTGCAAAACGGTTAAAGCGCGCGCGCCAACCCGGCACCTACAATCATTATGTGAGCATCGACACGCAGGTGCTGGGAATGATTTTGGTAAAGGCGACTGGCCAATCGATCACCGACTACATGAAGGAAAAGCTGTGGTCAAAAATAGGTGCCGAAGATGAAGCGTTTTGGATAGTTGACAAAACAGGAATGGAGTTTGCACTGGGCGGACTAAACTGCACGGCAAAAGATTATGCAAAAGTAGGTCAGTTGTTTTTAGATTCGGGAAGGTGGCAGGGCAAACAAATTGTACCCGAAGCGTGGGTGCGCGCATCCGTTACACCCGATGCCCCCCACGTGATGCCGGGCAAACGAAATTCGGCCGACCGCAAAGATGGGTATGGCTTTCAATGGTGGATCCCATTCGGTGGAGAAGATGAGTTTGATGCACAGGGTATCTACGACCAGTTCATTTATATAGATCCCGACAAAGATGTGGTCATCGTAAAATTATCATCCAACTATCATTTCAAAAATGACAAAAACGGTTTGTTCCACGATTTGGAGATTGGTCTTTTCCGTTCAATCATAGAAAAGATAAGTCATTAA
- a CDS encoding N-formylglutamate amidohydrolase: MDSFRIIKPSTESVPIIVSVPHCGTAFPPELIHQYKPTLSTAPDDTDWFVDMLYDFAPALGITMITAHYSRWVIDLNRDPESKPLYSDGRIITALCPVTNFLGESIYVDNREDIESDEVRRRVEQYYLPYHQKLQELLQSTKEKFGKVLLWDCHSIRQYVPTIRKEKFPDLILGDADETSCELKLIESTINILSSSGYTFQHNDPFKGGYITRQYGKPKRNEHALQLEMSKVNYMDDAEKNYHPERAEKMRGLLKRNFEQLIDRLTNN; encoded by the coding sequence ATGGACAGCTTCAGAATTATCAAGCCATCTACAGAGTCTGTCCCAATTATTGTAAGTGTGCCCCATTGTGGCACTGCGTTTCCACCAGAATTAATTCATCAGTACAAACCTACTCTTTCCACAGCACCGGATGACACCGATTGGTTTGTCGATATGCTGTATGACTTTGCGCCAGCCTTGGGCATTACGATGATTACCGCTCATTATAGTCGGTGGGTAATCGACTTAAATCGCGATCCTGAAAGCAAACCATTGTATTCGGATGGAAGAATTATTACTGCCCTTTGTCCGGTCACCAATTTTTTAGGTGAATCCATTTACGTTGATAATCGAGAGGATATAGAATCAGATGAAGTTAGAAGAAGGGTAGAGCAATATTATTTGCCGTACCATCAAAAGCTTCAAGAACTTCTACAATCAACCAAAGAAAAATTTGGAAAGGTTTTATTGTGGGATTGTCACTCTATTCGGCAGTACGTTCCAACTATCCGAAAAGAAAAATTCCCTGATTTGATTTTAGGAGATGCAGATGAAACTTCGTGTGAATTAAAATTAATTGAATCAACAATTAATATCCTTTCATCTTCAGGCTACACCTTTCAGCACAACGACCCATTCAAAGGCGGATATATTACACGGCAGTACGGTAAGCCCAAACGTAATGAGCACGCTTTGCAATTGGAAATGAGCAAAGTCAATTACATGGACGATGCCGAGAAAAACTACCACCCCGAAAGGGCAGAGAAAATGAGGGGGTTGTTGAAAAGGAATTTTGAACAATTGATAGATCGATTAACGAATAACTAA
- a CDS encoding ABC transporter permease — protein sequence MLKSYLLIAIRSLRRNKLHASINIIGLAIGMACCILITLFVQFELNYDRHNKDADRIYRMAIGLEANTWAISAFPIGRLLKDNFPEVEKFTRIKPSEIFVRNSANEIKNKEKVFFADSSVFDVLDIKLVKGDPATALAEINSMVLTQEKARSFFGNEDPMGKTLTLLNDKKEYKITGIFEPLPSNSHVHIQMMVSSDNMGPMRADAKDGWNYLTNHYTYLVLPKGIDHQAFAKKISAFMDKYQEIKPGDRPSDIRLQPLTAIHLHSNLGLEVEANGSLNTVYIMSAVAFFILIIACINFMNLTTAQSLKRAREVGIRKVVGSKKSQLVFQFLSESVVISFVSLVLAIFLLFVVVPKFNELSGKEIVFNPLQNGFAWLLFATITFFVGVLAGTYPAFFLSSFKPTLVLKGNFVSNLKGQLMRKGLVVFQFAIAFVIMVGTYIIYSQLDFMLNKNMGFDREQTVVIRLPQDSIGDLTLKNEVLQLAGVQAVTRMGEIPGKMVWTSGFWYEGAPENKAENLYHFSGDVDLLKTMNMKMKVGNYFAPDTKQFGKEFVINETAAKHFGWKPEEAIGKLMNFGERGQDPGKIIGVMEDFHFKHLHDKIDPLIMYTSPHYEGQFMAIKIRSSNIKDMVASIEKTWKATVPNYEFEYQFLDETFDKLFDQEKRLGQLFGVFSGLAIFVSCLGLFGLASFTMEQNKKSVAVRKVLGASVGNIVVMMSKDFLTLVLIGLVIAAPIAYFAMDKWLNGFAYNVGFTWVVFAYAALAGAIVAFGTVSYHSLKAATSNPVNSLKEQ from the coding sequence ATGCTCAAAAGTTACCTACTTATTGCCATTCGCAGCCTTCGCAGAAACAAGCTCCACGCAAGTATCAATATCATTGGCCTAGCAATTGGAATGGCATGCTGCATTTTGATAACACTCTTTGTTCAGTTTGAATTGAACTATGATCGGCATAACAAAGATGCCGACCGAATCTACCGCATGGCCATTGGCTTGGAAGCCAACACGTGGGCGATTTCGGCATTTCCCATTGGGCGTTTGCTAAAAGATAACTTTCCCGAGGTAGAAAAATTTACACGCATAAAGCCGAGTGAAATCTTTGTGCGCAATTCTGCTAACGAAATCAAGAACAAAGAGAAAGTTTTCTTTGCTGATTCTTCGGTATTTGATGTGTTGGATATCAAACTAGTTAAAGGAGATCCCGCCACGGCTTTGGCTGAAATCAATTCCATGGTGCTAACACAAGAAAAAGCGCGCTCTTTTTTTGGTAACGAAGACCCCATGGGCAAAACGCTTACTCTACTCAACGATAAAAAAGAATACAAGATTACGGGCATATTCGAACCACTTCCATCCAACTCTCATGTGCATATCCAGATGATGGTATCGTCTGATAACATGGGGCCGATGCGAGCCGATGCAAAAGATGGTTGGAACTATTTGACTAACCACTATACTTATTTGGTTCTTCCAAAAGGCATCGATCATCAAGCATTTGCCAAAAAGATTTCAGCCTTTATGGACAAGTACCAAGAAATAAAGCCGGGTGATCGCCCCAGCGATATTCGCTTACAACCACTCACCGCCATTCATCTTCACTCTAATTTAGGCCTAGAAGTGGAGGCCAATGGAAGTTTGAATACAGTTTACATTATGTCGGCCGTGGCGTTTTTTATTTTGATAATCGCCTGCATCAACTTTATGAACTTGACCACCGCACAATCGCTCAAGCGTGCTCGTGAAGTGGGCATCCGCAAAGTGGTGGGCAGCAAGAAATCGCAATTGGTGTTTCAGTTTTTGAGCGAATCAGTAGTGATTAGTTTTGTTTCACTGGTGCTGGCCATTTTTCTTTTATTCGTGGTTGTACCAAAGTTCAACGAGCTATCAGGCAAAGAAATTGTTTTCAATCCTCTTCAAAATGGTTTTGCGTGGTTGCTGTTTGCTACCATTACTTTTTTTGTGGGTGTTTTGGCGGGCACGTATCCAGCCTTCTTTCTATCCAGTTTTAAACCAACCCTTGTGCTCAAGGGAAATTTTGTGAGCAACCTAAAAGGGCAATTGATGCGAAAGGGCTTAGTAGTTTTTCAGTTCGCGATTGCTTTTGTGATCATGGTAGGTACGTACATCATCTACTCACAACTCGATTTCATGCTCAACAAAAATATGGGTTTTGATCGCGAGCAAACGGTGGTGATCCGGCTTCCACAAGATAGCATTGGCGACCTTACTCTTAAGAACGAAGTGCTACAGTTGGCGGGTGTGCAAGCGGTTACCCGTATGGGTGAAATCCCTGGAAAGATGGTATGGACAAGTGGATTCTGGTACGAGGGTGCCCCCGAGAATAAAGCTGAAAATCTTTATCACTTCTCAGGTGATGTGGATTTGTTGAAAACCATGAATATGAAAATGAAGGTGGGTAATTATTTTGCTCCTGATACGAAGCAATTTGGAAAAGAGTTTGTGATCAATGAAACGGCAGCCAAACATTTCGGTTGGAAGCCTGAGGAGGCCATTGGTAAACTCATGAACTTTGGAGAAAGAGGTCAAGACCCAGGAAAGATAATTGGCGTGATGGAAGATTTTCACTTTAAACATTTGCATGATAAGATTGACCCTTTGATCATGTATACGTCTCCTCATTACGAAGGCCAGTTTATGGCGATAAAAATACGATCATCCAATATAAAAGACATGGTCGCTTCCATTGAAAAGACATGGAAGGCCACGGTGCCCAATTACGAGTTTGAATACCAATTTTTGGATGAAACATTTGACAAATTGTTTGATCAAGAAAAAAGATTGGGCCAATTATTTGGTGTTTTTTCTGGCCTCGCAATTTTTGTTTCTTGCTTGGGCTTGTTTGGGTTGGCTTCCTTTACAATGGAACAAAACAAAAAATCAGTTGCCGTGCGAAAAGTGTTGGGTGCCTCAGTCGGCAACATTGTGGTGATGATGTCCAAAGACTTTTTAACATTAGTGTTGATCGGATTAGTGATCGCAGCACCTATCGCCTATTTCGCGATGGACAAATGGCTTAATGGCTTTGCCTACAATGTAGGCTTTACGTGGGTGGTGTTTGCCTATGCTGCCTTGGCAGGAGCAATTGTAGCTTTTGGCACGGTGAGCTACCATTCTTTGAAGGCGGCTACATCAAACCCAGTGAATTCTTTGAAAGAGCAGTGA
- a CDS encoding glycosyl hydrolase translates to MRKLFILLLSVLSFSLFAQKKQPTPTTAGSIDPSLYSGIRWREVGPYRGGRSCTVTGVPDNPNLYYFGTVGGGVWRTNDAGQTWENITDNYFGGTIGAVAVAESDPNVIYVGEGEQTLRNNVSSGWGVWKSTDAGASWKHIGLADSRHISRIRIHPKNSDVVYVAAMGNLWKPNEMRGVFKSVDGGSTWKKVLYINETAMAGDLVMDPNNPRILYAATWNMKRNGYRMDSGGPDSKLWKSSDGGDTWENLSDKPGMPKGMNGIIGVTVSPKNSNRVWAIIENTEAPGVYRSDDAGKTWGRINQDRALLQRAWYYCRIYADTQNEDKVWVMNVSYGVSKDGGKTFELKDAPHGDHHDLWIDPNNNSRMAIADDGGAQISNDGGQNWTSYHNQPTAQFYRVTTDNAFPYNILGAQQDNTSVRIPHRTDGASIGSKDWTALSIGESAHLAPDPLNHNIIYGSDYKGYMSMQNLDNGQERSTNVWPDLPAGSGVEVMKYRFNWNYPLVFSKHDSKKLFAGSNHLHSTTNGGQSWEVISPDLTRGEPETIKSSGGPITQDNTGAEYYANIFVIAESPYTKDEIWTGSDDGLVHVTTDGGKNWKNVTPPQSPKYNMWNSIDVNPFIKGGAYAVATSYKFGDYTPYAYKTTDYGKTWTVITAGIPKEEFLRVVRADPKRQGLLYAGTEKGMWISFDDGSNWNKFQLNLPPVPVADLAVKDDNLIAATHGRSFWMIDDLTPLHQVVASISSRESILFKPMNTYRSPSQGGYREQRKGEGENRPGGVLVHYYLKAVDDKQEVKLEFLEADGDVIKTFSSKAKEKSEQLAVKTGGNRFVWDLRYAGFKTFPGMVFYGSPNLGPKAVPGKYKVRLTVGGQSQEQDFEILKDPRIATTAEDFAAQFNFLIKVRDKVSEANQGVIDIRKIKEDLGYVKNKIGQDPSFQELNQTLKKFEDELTISENNIHQTKNKRVQDPLNYGIKLNNRLAHLLTEQGGGDFRPTEQGEKVREELTQKIDAELQKLKSLINTNVDNLNKMIKDKGIDMVMVKKQVGEM, encoded by the coding sequence ATGAGAAAACTTTTCATCCTTCTGCTTTCTGTTCTTTCTTTTTCACTTTTCGCACAGAAGAAACAACCGACTCCAACTACCGCTGGCTCCATTGATCCTTCACTCTACTCGGGCATTCGCTGGCGCGAAGTGGGGCCCTATCGTGGAGGGCGGTCGTGCACCGTTACCGGTGTGCCGGACAACCCCAATTTATATTATTTCGGCACAGTGGGCGGTGGCGTGTGGCGTACCAACGATGCGGGGCAAACATGGGAGAACATTACCGACAATTATTTTGGTGGAACCATTGGTGCGGTGGCGGTTGCAGAATCAGACCCTAATGTAATTTATGTGGGCGAAGGTGAGCAAACCTTGCGCAATAATGTATCGTCTGGCTGGGGTGTTTGGAAATCAACCGATGCGGGTGCATCGTGGAAACACATAGGTCTTGCCGACTCTCGTCATATTTCACGCATTCGCATCCATCCTAAAAATTCTGATGTAGTCTACGTAGCCGCGATGGGAAATTTGTGGAAACCCAATGAAATGCGTGGTGTGTTCAAAAGTGTGGATGGCGGCTCCACATGGAAAAAAGTTTTATACATTAACGAAACAGCAATGGCGGGCGACTTGGTGATGGATCCAAACAATCCAAGAATTTTGTATGCCGCTACTTGGAATATGAAGCGCAATGGCTATCGCATGGATAGTGGTGGCCCCGATTCTAAACTATGGAAAAGCAGCGATGGTGGCGATACGTGGGAAAATCTTTCTGATAAACCTGGCATGCCAAAGGGCATGAACGGAATCATTGGTGTAACCGTTTCTCCAAAAAATTCGAACCGCGTTTGGGCCATTATTGAAAACACGGAAGCACCCGGAGTGTATCGCTCGGATGATGCCGGAAAAACATGGGGGCGCATCAATCAAGATCGGGCCTTGTTGCAGCGGGCGTGGTACTATTGCCGTATTTATGCCGATACACAAAACGAAGACAAGGTGTGGGTGATGAACGTAAGCTACGGTGTTTCAAAAGATGGGGGCAAAACTTTTGAGTTAAAAGATGCACCGCATGGCGATCATCACGATCTGTGGATAGACCCGAACAACAATAGCCGCATGGCCATTGCCGATGATGGGGGCGCACAGATTTCGAATGATGGTGGACAGAATTGGACTAGCTATCACAACCAGCCAACGGCACAGTTTTACCGCGTTACTACCGACAATGCTTTTCCTTACAACATTTTAGGCGCCCAGCAAGACAACACCAGTGTACGCATTCCACATCGCACCGATGGTGCTTCGATTGGCAGCAAAGATTGGACGGCCCTTTCCATTGGGGAAAGTGCGCACTTAGCACCCGACCCGTTGAATCATAACATCATTTACGGAAGTGATTACAAGGGCTACATGAGCATGCAAAATTTGGACAATGGCCAAGAGCGCAGCACCAATGTGTGGCCCGATTTGCCAGCGGGGTCCGGTGTGGAGGTAATGAAGTATCGTTTCAATTGGAACTATCCGTTGGTATTCAGCAAGCACGACTCTAAAAAGTTATTTGCGGGTTCCAATCATTTGCATTCAACCACTAATGGCGGACAAAGTTGGGAAGTCATTAGCCCTGACTTGACGCGCGGAGAACCTGAAACGATCAAATCTTCTGGTGGCCCCATCACGCAAGACAATACGGGTGCTGAGTACTACGCGAATATTTTTGTGATTGCCGAATCACCTTACACCAAAGACGAAATTTGGACAGGCTCCGATGATGGGCTAGTGCACGTAACCACCGATGGCGGAAAGAATTGGAAAAATGTAACACCTCCACAATCGCCCAAGTACAATATGTGGAACAGCATCGATGTGAATCCATTTATAAAAGGCGGAGCGTATGCTGTAGCTACTTCTTACAAGTTTGGCGACTACACACCGTACGCCTACAAAACTACTGACTACGGAAAAACTTGGACAGTCATTACTGCCGGCATCCCCAAAGAAGAATTTCTGCGGGTGGTTCGAGCGGACCCCAAGCGACAAGGTCTTTTGTATGCAGGGACTGAAAAAGGAATGTGGATTTCATTTGATGATGGCTCGAACTGGAATAAGTTTCAACTGAATCTTCCGCCCGTTCCCGTTGCTGACTTAGCGGTGAAAGACGATAATTTAATTGCGGCTACGCACGGCAGAAGCTTTTGGATGATTGATGACCTCACCCCGCTGCATCAAGTGGTGGCCAGCATATCCAGTCGAGAAAGTATATTGTTCAAACCGATGAACACGTATCGCTCGCCCAGTCAGGGTGGTTATCGCGAGCAACGCAAAGGCGAGGGTGAAAATAGACCTGGCGGAGTGTTGGTACATTATTATTTGAAAGCCGTAGATGACAAACAAGAAGTGAAATTGGAATTTTTGGAGGCAGATGGTGATGTTATCAAAACATTCAGCAGCAAAGCAAAAGAAAAATCCGAGCAGCTTGCAGTAAAAACAGGAGGCAATCGTTTTGTGTGGGACTTGCGTTATGCAGGTTTTAAAACCTTTCCGGGAATGGTGTTTTACGGTTCACCAAATTTGGGGCCTAAAGCCGTGCCCGGCAAATACAAAGTTCGTTTAACGGTTGGGGGTCAATCGCAAGAACAAGACTTTGAAATTTTGAAAGACCCGCGTATTGCAACCACTGCAGAAGATTTTGCAGCTCAATTCAATTTCTTGATAAAAGTGCGCGACAAAGTAAGCGAAGCCAATCAAGGCGTGATCGACATCCGAAAGATAAAAGAGGATTTGGGGTATGTGAAAAACAAAATTGGGCAAGACCCTTCGTTTCAGGAATTGAATCAGACACTTAAAAAATTTGAAGACGAGTTGACCATTTCTGAAAACAACATTCACCAAACCAAAAACAAAAGAGTGCAAGATCCGCTCAACTATGGCATTAAGCTCAACAATCGTTTGGCCCATCTACTAACCGAGCAAGGTGGTGGAGATTTTAGGCCAACGGAGCAAGGTGAAAAGGTACGCGAAGAGCTAACTCAAAAAATCGATGCCGAATTGCAAAAGCTCAAGTCATTAATCAACACCAATGTCGATAACCTTAACAAGATGATTAAAGACAAAGGCATTGATATGGTGATGGTGAAAAAGCAGGTGGGGGAGATGTAG